The proteins below come from a single Pseudomonas chlororaphis genomic window:
- a CDS encoding TonB box-like protein — protein MPIQPGLYQHYKGPQYRVFSIARHSETEEEVVFYQALYGDYGFWVRPLSMFQESVEVDGEQVPRFALVQAEESIFPKR, from the coding sequence ATGCCGATACAACCTGGGCTCTACCAACATTACAAGGGTCCGCAGTACCGCGTATTCAGTATTGCGCGGCATTCCGAGACCGAGGAAGAAGTGGTCTTCTATCAAGCCCTGTATGGCGATTACGGCTTCTGGGTGCGTCCCTTGAGCATGTTCCAGGAGTCCGTCGAGGTTGACGGCGAACAGGTGCCACGCTTTGCTTTGGTGCAGGCCGAGGAAAGCATTTTTCCCAAGCGTTGA
- the fadA gene encoding 3-ketoacyl-CoA thiolase (FadA; fatty acid oxidation complex component beta; functions in a heterotetramer with FadB; similar to FadI2J2 complex; functions in beta-oxidation of fatty acids) produces MSLNPRDVVIVDFGRTPMGRSKGGMHRNTRAEDMSAHLISKLLERNVKVDPNEVEDVIWGCVNQTLEQGWNIARMASLMTQIPHTAAGQTVSRLCGSSMSALHTAAQAIMTGNGDVFVVGGVEHMGHVSMMHGVDPNPHMSLYAAKASGMMGLTAEMLGKMHGITREQQDAFGVRSHQLAHKATVEGKFKDEIIPMQGYDENGFLKLFDYDETIRPETTLESLATLKPAFNPKGGTVTAGTSSQITDGASCMIVMSAQRAQDLGIQPMAVIRSMAVAGVDPAIMGYGPVPATQKALKRAGLSISDIDFFELNEAFAAQALPVLKDLKVLDKMNEKVNLHGGAIALGHPFGCSGARISGTLLNVMKQNGGTFGVSTMCIGLGQGIATVFERV; encoded by the coding sequence ATGAGCTTGAATCCTAGAGACGTCGTGATTGTCGACTTCGGTCGTACGCCGATGGGCCGCTCCAAGGGCGGCATGCACCGCAACACCCGCGCCGAAGACATGTCGGCGCACCTGATCAGCAAACTGCTGGAACGCAACGTCAAGGTCGACCCCAATGAAGTCGAGGACGTGATCTGGGGCTGCGTGAACCAGACCCTGGAGCAGGGCTGGAACATCGCCCGCATGGCGTCGCTGATGACCCAGATTCCTCACACGGCAGCCGGCCAGACGGTCAGCCGCCTGTGCGGTTCGTCCATGAGCGCGCTGCACACCGCCGCCCAGGCGATCATGACCGGCAACGGCGACGTGTTCGTCGTCGGCGGTGTCGAGCACATGGGCCACGTGAGCATGATGCACGGCGTCGATCCGAACCCGCACATGTCGCTGTACGCGGCGAAAGCCTCGGGCATGATGGGCCTGACCGCGGAAATGCTCGGCAAGATGCACGGCATTACCCGTGAGCAGCAGGACGCCTTCGGCGTGCGCTCCCACCAGCTCGCCCACAAGGCGACCGTGGAAGGCAAGTTCAAGGACGAAATCATCCCGATGCAGGGCTATGACGAGAACGGCTTCCTGAAGCTGTTCGACTACGACGAAACCATTCGTCCGGAAACCACCCTGGAAAGCCTGGCGACCCTCAAGCCGGCGTTCAACCCGAAGGGTGGCACCGTGACTGCCGGTACGTCGTCGCAGATCACCGACGGTGCCTCGTGCATGATCGTGATGTCGGCCCAGCGTGCCCAAGACCTGGGCATCCAGCCGATGGCGGTAATTCGCTCCATGGCCGTGGCGGGTGTGGATCCGGCGATCATGGGTTATGGTCCGGTACCGGCCACGCAGAAAGCCTTGAAGCGTGCCGGCCTGAGCATCTCCGATATCGACTTCTTCGAGCTCAACGAAGCGTTCGCCGCACAGGCCCTGCCGGTGCTGAAAGATCTGAAAGTGCTCGACAAGATGAACGAGAAGGTTAACCTGCACGGCGGCGCGATCGCCCTGGGCCACCCATTCGGTTGCTCCGGTGCGCGTATCTCCGGCACGTTGCTCAACGTGATGAAACAGAACGGCGGCACGTTTGGCGTGTCCACCATGTGCATTGGTCTCGGCCAGGGCATCGCCACTGTCTTCGAACGCGTCTAA